A section of the Malania oleifera isolate guangnan ecotype guangnan chromosome 2, ASM2987363v1, whole genome shotgun sequence genome encodes:
- the LOC131148261 gene encoding uncharacterized protein LOC131148261 gives MVALAPTPSPSTSSHHSPSPEASPMKRSLAHPSPPPQATSPGSSMIMIEVESSGEGNEETLPAATVGKAQSLGHSMEEPAFLEPVPKSSVPPTPVLAMNTTLILPVDTPRLLAPARVPSPAPASPVSPAVFDSISEEEEEAATNANSNKGHQSEAGTPSDMSDDLGGDDFEYEASGFTEED, from the exons ATGGTAGCCCTAGCTCCCACTCCTTCACCCTCTACCTCTTCGCACCATTCCCCATCTCCCGAAGCTTCACCAATGAAGCGTTCTTTAGCTCATCCGTCTCCCCCTCCTCAGGCCACTTCGCCAGGAAGCTCGATGATTATGATTGAGGTTGAGTCGTCTGGAGAGGGGAACGAGGAGACCCTTCCTGCGGCCACCGTGGGCAAGGCTCAGTCCCTCGGGCATTCTATGGAGGAGCCCGCATTTCTAGAGCCAGTCCCTAAGTCGTCAGTTCCTCCGACGCCTGTCCTGGCCATGAACACAACCCTGATTCTACCAGTAGACACACCAAGGCTCTTA GCCCCTGCTCGGGTGCCATCTCCTGCTCCCGCTTCACCTGTTTCACCAGCTGTATTTGACAGTATTtctgaggaggaggaggaggctgcAACGAATGCAAATTCTAATAAGGGCCACCAATCTGAGGCGGGTACTCCATCTGACATGTCAGATGACTTAGGAGGTGACGATTTCGAATACGAAGCCAGCGGATTTACCGAGGAGGACTAG